The following proteins are co-located in the Trichormus variabilis 0441 genome:
- the murC gene encoding UDP-N-acetylmuramate--L-alanine ligase, protein MNNSVDFGGRPFHFIGIGGIGMSALAYVLAKRQLPVSGSDLRPNHITRKLESIGAHIFSRQEASNLEFFGSKVSSTEIELNTQEMFPLGKSTLPQVVCSTAINSNNLEYQAAIELGCPILHRSDVLAALINDYHSVAVAGTHGKTTTSSMIGYMLLEAGLDPTIIVGGEVNAWEGNARLGQSPYLVAEADESDGSLVKHAPEIGIITNIELDHPDHYDTLEEVVDIFQTFAKGCKTLIGSVDCATVRELLRTAASDRQQPTITYSLHQDTEADYTVTNIDCRADGTTALVWEKGKALGVLKLKLLSRHNLSNALAAVAVGRLVGLEFGEIAKGIAGFEGARRRFEFRGEVDGITFIDDYAHHPSEIRATLAAARLQARPGQRVVAIFQPHRYSRTLTFLEEFSESFSHADLVVLTDIYSAGEPNLGLISGEQLAEKIAQEHPQVVYQPTLSTVCEYLLKNLRPGDLALFLGAGNLNQAIPEIITTLCEPATATL, encoded by the coding sequence ATGAATAATAGTGTAGATTTCGGCGGTAGACCATTTCATTTTATCGGAATCGGCGGTATAGGGATGTCTGCCCTGGCATACGTTCTTGCAAAACGCCAGTTGCCAGTGTCAGGTTCTGACCTTCGTCCTAATCATATTACGCGCAAGTTGGAATCTATCGGCGCGCATATTTTTAGTAGACAAGAAGCGAGTAATCTTGAATTCTTTGGCTCTAAAGTTAGCTCTACTGAAATAGAATTAAATACACAAGAAATGTTTCCGCTTGGCAAGTCAACATTGCCTCAAGTGGTTTGTTCAACAGCAATTAACTCGAATAATTTAGAATACCAAGCAGCAATAGAATTAGGATGCCCAATTTTACATCGTTCAGATGTACTAGCGGCTTTAATTAACGATTATCATAGTGTTGCCGTAGCAGGAACTCATGGCAAAACGACAACTAGTAGCATGATTGGTTATATGTTACTAGAAGCGGGTTTAGATCCAACAATCATTGTTGGTGGAGAAGTAAATGCTTGGGAAGGCAATGCCAGATTAGGACAAAGTCCTTATTTAGTAGCTGAGGCAGACGAATCAGATGGCTCCCTGGTCAAACACGCTCCAGAAATTGGTATTATCACTAATATTGAATTAGATCATCCTGACCATTACGACACCTTAGAAGAAGTCGTTGATATCTTTCAAACATTTGCCAAGGGTTGTAAAACCTTAATTGGTAGTGTTGATTGTGCAACAGTGCGCGAGTTGCTTCGCACCGCCGCCAGCGATCGCCAACAACCAACTATCACTTATAGTCTTCATCAAGATACAGAAGCTGATTACACCGTTACTAATATTGACTGCCGTGCTGACGGTACCACTGCTTTAGTCTGGGAAAAAGGCAAAGCATTAGGTGTACTGAAACTAAAATTACTCAGTCGTCATAATCTAAGTAATGCTCTAGCCGCAGTAGCTGTTGGTCGTCTAGTGGGTCTAGAATTTGGGGAAATCGCCAAAGGTATCGCTGGTTTTGAAGGCGCAAGACGACGCTTTGAATTCCGTGGCGAAGTCGATGGTATTACCTTCATAGATGATTACGCCCATCACCCCAGCGAAATCCGGGCTACATTGGCTGCTGCGAGGCTTCAAGCTAGACCAGGACAAAGAGTAGTAGCTATCTTTCAACCCCACCGTTATAGTCGCACCTTGACCTTTTTAGAAGAATTCTCTGAGTCTTTCAGTCATGCCGATTTGGTAGTACTGACTGATATTTACAGTGCAGGGGAGCCCAATTTAGGACTAATTAGTGGTGAACAGTTGGCAGAAAAAATTGCTCAAGAACACCCACAGGTAGTTTATCAACCAACTTTATCTACAGTGTGTGAGTATTTATTAAAAAATCTCCGCCCTGGTGACTTGGCTTTATTCCTGGGTGCAGGAAATTTAAATCAGGCAATTCCCGAAATCATTACCACACTGTGCGAACCTGCGACAGCCACATTGTGA
- the nadD gene encoding nicotinate (nicotinamide) nucleotide adenylyltransferase, with translation MQHLAIFGGTFDPIHWGHLLIAEAALQQISIEKVIWVPSLNPPHKKASAFRHRLAMLQLATQDNPAFTVSSVEKNRSGVSYAINTLTDLSVCFPNTHWYWIVGLDTFQTLPRWYRGQELAPMCDWLIAPRLVGGENIAQSELICKQVKQQLRKQSNTIHWHLLHIPLVGVSSSLIRKLYRVGKSIRYLVPEDVRSYIADHKLYSEDSE, from the coding sequence ATGCAGCACCTGGCAATTTTTGGTGGCACATTTGATCCGATTCATTGGGGACACTTGCTCATAGCTGAGGCAGCTTTGCAGCAGATATCAATAGAAAAAGTAATTTGGGTGCCATCACTAAATCCTCCTCATAAAAAAGCATCTGCTTTTAGACATCGCCTAGCAATGCTGCAATTAGCTACACAAGATAACCCAGCGTTTACTGTTTCCTCTGTGGAAAAAAATCGCTCAGGAGTTTCTTACGCGATTAACACCTTGACCGACTTATCTGTTTGTTTCCCAAATACTCACTGGTACTGGATAGTAGGCTTGGATACTTTCCAAACTTTACCTCGTTGGTACCGTGGGCAGGAATTAGCACCAATGTGTGATTGGTTAATCGCACCCCGATTGGTAGGTGGTGAGAATATAGCTCAAAGTGAGTTAATCTGCAAGCAAGTGAAGCAGCAATTGAGAAAACAGTCAAATACTATTCACTGGCACTTACTGCATATACCCTTAGTGGGAGTTTCGTCAAGTTTAATTCGTAAACTTTATCGAGTAGGGAAGTCAATTCGTTATTTAGTTCCCGAAGATGTGAGATCCTACATCGCTGATCACAAGCTTTACTCAGAAGATTCTGAATAA
- a CDS encoding proline--tRNA ligase, with the protein MRLSQMLFVTLRDDPADAEIPSHKLLLRAGYIRRIGSGIYAYLPLMWRVLQKVSQIVREEMNAAGAQECLLPQLQPSELWKESGRWDTYTKAEGIMFSLIDRREQQLGLGPTHEEVITAIARDMIRSYRQLPLHLYQLQTKFRDEIRPRFGLMRGREFIMKDGYSFHVDEDSLKKTYQDMYQAYSNMLRRAGLAFRPVEADSGAIGGSGSTEFMVLAEAGEDEVLYTDDGKYAANVEKAVSLPADAEPSQFTAFEKRETPGTETIEKVTQFLKASPTQIVKNVLYQTVYDNGVTVLVLVIIRGDQEVNEVKLQNELTKLAPNYGAKAIINLTVPSAENQQTWTAKSLPLGYIAPDIADEYIAANKQIHPKFVRFVDKTAVDLKNFITGANEAGYHVVGANWGEQFPLPEIVVDVRKARPGDRAIHDSTQILKSARGIEVGHIFQLGTKYSQALGATYTNEQGEEKPLVMGCYGVGVSRLAQSAVEQSYDKDGIIWPVAIAPYHAIVTIPNINDAQQVEIAERLYTELNQSGVETLLDDRNERAGVKFKDADLIGIPYRIVTGRAITNGKVEIVERATRQSQEIPIDEVITTLQQWIKAAIEQKN; encoded by the coding sequence ATGCGACTGTCACAAATGTTATTCGTTACACTACGGGATGATCCGGCTGATGCGGAGATTCCTAGCCATAAGTTGTTACTACGTGCAGGCTACATTCGTCGCATCGGTAGCGGTATTTATGCGTATCTCCCCCTGATGTGGCGAGTACTGCAAAAGGTTTCTCAAATTGTGCGGGAAGAAATGAACGCGGCAGGCGCACAAGAATGTCTGTTACCCCAGTTACAGCCGTCGGAGTTGTGGAAGGAGTCGGGACGCTGGGATACTTATACTAAAGCCGAGGGAATTATGTTTTCCCTAATTGACCGCCGCGAACAACAATTAGGGTTAGGGCCGACGCACGAAGAAGTAATTACAGCGATCGCTCGTGATATGATTCGCTCTTACCGTCAGCTACCCCTACATCTATATCAATTGCAAACCAAGTTCCGCGATGAAATACGTCCCCGGTTTGGTTTGATGCGCGGACGGGAATTTATTATGAAGGATGGCTATTCTTTCCACGTCGATGAAGACAGCCTGAAAAAAACCTACCAAGATATGTACCAAGCCTACAGCAATATGCTACGGCGCGCGGGTTTAGCGTTTCGTCCGGTAGAAGCTGATTCTGGTGCAATTGGTGGTTCTGGTTCTACAGAATTTATGGTGTTGGCGGAAGCTGGGGAAGACGAAGTTCTCTACACCGATGATGGGAAATACGCCGCTAATGTGGAAAAAGCGGTTTCTTTACCTGCGGATGCGGAACCGTCACAGTTTACAGCTTTTGAAAAGCGAGAAACACCAGGAACAGAAACTATTGAAAAAGTTACTCAATTTCTCAAAGCTTCTCCTACCCAGATAGTGAAAAATGTTCTCTACCAAACGGTTTATGACAATGGTGTAACAGTTTTGGTACTGGTAATTATTCGTGGTGATCAAGAAGTTAACGAAGTTAAGTTACAGAATGAATTGACGAAATTAGCTCCTAATTACGGTGCAAAGGCAATTATTAACCTCACCGTTCCCAGTGCAGAAAACCAACAAACATGGACAGCAAAATCTTTACCTTTGGGCTATATTGCACCGGATATTGCTGATGAGTATATTGCTGCAAATAAACAAATTCATCCTAAATTTGTCCGGTTCGTTGATAAAACCGCCGTTGATTTAAAAAACTTCATTACAGGTGCAAATGAAGCTGGTTATCACGTTGTGGGTGCGAATTGGGGCGAACAATTTCCCCTACCAGAAATTGTTGTAGATGTGCGTAAAGCCAGGCCAGGCGATCGCGCTATTCATGACTCAACCCAAATCTTAAAAAGTGCCAGAGGAATTGAAGTCGGTCATATCTTCCAATTAGGTACTAAATATTCCCAAGCCTTAGGCGCAACCTATACCAATGAACAAGGTGAAGAAAAACCCCTGGTGATGGGTTGCTACGGTGTGGGTGTATCGCGGTTAGCCCAATCAGCCGTGGAACAATCTTATGACAAAGATGGCATTATCTGGCCCGTGGCGATCGCTCCTTATCATGCAATTGTGACAATTCCTAACATTAACGATGCTCAACAGGTAGAAATTGCGGAAAGGCTTTACACTGAACTGAATCAATCAGGGGTAGAAACTTTATTAGATGACCGTAATGAAAGAGCCGGAGTCAAATTCAAAGACGCTGATCTAATCGGTATTCCTTACAGAATTGTTACCGGACGAGCAATTACTAACGGTAAAGTTGAAATTGTAGAAAGGGCAACTCGCCAATCTCAAGAAATCCCCATTGATGAAGTTATTACCACACTCCAGCAGTGGATTAAAGCCGCAATAGAGCAGAAAAATTAA
- the thiL gene encoding thiamine-phosphate kinase gives MTTVKDIGEQGLLKILQRFCPPEIIGDDAAVLVTEPEQSLVVTTDMLVDGVHFSDVTTSPEDAGWRAAAANLSDLAAMGATPLGITIALALPGDLSVSWVERLYQGITECLQKYNTPIVGGDVVRSPITTLSITAFGQVHPNRIIRRSTAQVGDAIAVTGIHGASHAGLKLLLDPKTGKDLTPEEKAALIKAHQRPQPRLDVLPYLWQISQSPFPITGMDSSDGLADAVLQICRTSGVGAVIESDQIPLPTAFNHWLTPEQALNYALYGGEDFELVLCLPPDLAKTLVQNLGQSAAIIGTITSDTDVILHHRNTKIPDQVLTLSQGFQHFSH, from the coding sequence ATGACCACAGTTAAAGATATTGGCGAACAAGGACTATTGAAAATATTGCAGCGCTTTTGTCCACCAGAAATTATTGGTGATGATGCGGCGGTGTTGGTGACAGAACCAGAGCAGTCTTTAGTTGTCACTACAGATATGCTGGTTGATGGGGTGCATTTTAGCGATGTCACAACTTCCCCAGAAGATGCGGGATGGCGTGCTGCGGCTGCGAATTTGTCAGATTTAGCGGCGATGGGTGCTACTCCTTTGGGTATTACTATTGCGTTGGCGCTTCCTGGGGATTTGAGCGTGAGTTGGGTAGAACGCTTATACCAAGGAATTACAGAATGCCTACAAAAATACAATACTCCCATTGTTGGTGGAGATGTGGTGCGATCGCCTATCACTACTCTATCCATTACCGCTTTTGGTCAAGTCCACCCCAATAGGATTATCCGCCGTTCTACTGCTCAAGTTGGGGATGCGATCGCAGTTACAGGTATTCACGGAGCCTCCCATGCGGGTTTAAAGTTGCTTCTAGACCCCAAAACAGGAAAAGACCTTACCCCCGAAGAAAAGGCGGCTTTAATTAAAGCCCACCAGCGTCCCCAGCCACGTTTAGATGTTCTTCCCTATCTCTGGCAAATCTCCCAATCTCCATTCCCTATCACCGGTATGGATAGCAGCGATGGTTTAGCGGATGCTGTACTACAAATCTGCCGAACCAGTGGTGTTGGTGCTGTTATAGAAAGCGACCAAATACCCCTACCAACAGCCTTCAACCACTGGCTAACACCAGAACAAGCTTTAAATTATGCTTTATACGGCGGTGAAGATTTTGAATTAGTGTTGTGTTTACCACCAGACCTAGCAAAAACCCTAGTACAAAATTTGGGTCAAAGTGCAGCTATTATTGGCACCATTACATCAGATACCGACGTGATACTGCACCATCGAAACACAAAAATCCCTGACCAAGTACTCACCCTCAGTCAGGGATTTCAACATTTTAGTCACTAG
- a CDS encoding ArsR/SmtB family transcription factor: protein MKQALPVSQEVVQQVAEYFSLLSEPMRLRLLHLLRDEEKCVQELVDATQTSQANVSKHLKVMWQAGILSRRSEGTSAYYRVEDEMIFELCNRVCDRLATRLEQQARNFRVLNKN, encoded by the coding sequence ATGAAACAAGCGTTGCCTGTATCTCAAGAAGTGGTGCAACAAGTAGCCGAATACTTCAGCCTTCTAAGTGAGCCGATGCGTCTGCGGCTGTTGCATTTACTACGGGATGAAGAAAAGTGTGTACAGGAATTGGTAGACGCAACCCAGACTTCCCAGGCCAATGTGTCTAAACACCTAAAAGTAATGTGGCAAGCTGGAATCCTCAGCCGTCGCAGTGAAGGAACTAGTGCTTACTACCGGGTGGAAGACGAGATGATTTTTGAGTTGTGTAATCGGGTTTGCGATCGCCTTGCTACAAGGTTAGAACAGCAAGCCCGTAATTTTAGGGTGCTAAATAAAAATTAG
- a CDS encoding peptidylprolyl isomerase, whose product MLNLFKSWLKNSLMAILLVTIFLGINTAGWTPSSNAALPSGNAITDGRALLRYALPINNKPVRELQASLEDISAQLRANRRWGAVSKDLSKASRILDKPSQILTSVPEERQTQAETWINELKTGVAKVQEIAQSKDKEQVLLERAKLLNLVSLIEESMVKEFPFEVPEEYINLPQLKGRATIAIKTNKGDLTVVVDGYSAPVTAGNFVDLVQRGFYNGLEFTRSEESYVLQTGDPPGKEQGFIDPKTGKYRAIPLEILVEGDKKPTYGITLEDAGRYLDMPVLPFSSFGALAMARPETEADGASSQVFFFLFEPELTPAGRNLLDGRYSVFGYLIEGRDILDTLKAGDKIESATVVQGLDNLVQPQSA is encoded by the coding sequence ATGTTGAATTTATTTAAATCCTGGCTGAAGAACAGCCTCATGGCAATACTGTTAGTAACAATATTTTTAGGCATAAATACAGCTGGCTGGACTCCTTCCAGTAACGCCGCCTTGCCATCTGGAAATGCGATTACTGACGGTAGAGCTTTATTGCGGTATGCACTCCCAATAAATAATAAGCCGGTACGCGAACTGCAAGCCAGTTTAGAAGATATTTCTGCCCAACTGCGTGCAAATCGCCGATGGGGTGCTGTCTCCAAAGACCTGAGTAAAGCATCCCGCATTCTTGATAAACCTTCACAAATCCTAACAAGCGTTCCGGAAGAACGCCAAACTCAAGCTGAAACTTGGATTAATGAATTAAAAACTGGTGTAGCAAAAGTTCAAGAAATTGCACAATCCAAAGATAAAGAACAAGTTCTACTAGAGAGAGCTAAATTACTTAATTTAGTCTCTCTTATAGAAGAATCAATGGTGAAGGAATTTCCTTTTGAAGTTCCAGAAGAGTATATTAACCTCCCTCAACTTAAAGGACGCGCCACCATAGCGATTAAAACCAACAAAGGTGATTTAACTGTTGTGGTTGATGGTTACAGCGCCCCTGTAACGGCGGGAAACTTTGTAGATTTAGTGCAACGGGGTTTCTATAATGGGTTAGAATTTACCCGTTCTGAAGAATCTTACGTTCTACAAACCGGAGATCCCCCAGGCAAAGAACAGGGTTTTATTGATCCCAAAACAGGCAAATATCGGGCTATCCCTCTAGAAATTCTGGTAGAAGGTGATAAAAAACCAACTTACGGGATCACCTTAGAAGACGCTGGACGCTATCTAGATATGCCAGTATTACCCTTTTCTTCCTTTGGTGCATTAGCAATGGCTCGTCCTGAAACCGAAGCCGATGGTGCGTCTTCCCAAGTCTTCTTCTTCTTATTTGAACCAGAACTCACCCCAGCCGGACGTAACCTCTTAGATGGTCGTTACTCAGTTTTTGGCTATCTCATAGAAGGCAGAGACATTTTAGATACACTAAAAGCCGGTGACAAAATCGAATCAGCAACCGTTGTTCAGGGACTAGACAATTTAGTACAACCCCAATCAGCCTAA
- a CDS encoding GerMN domain-containing protein: MNNQQGSNRISSGVIAAVSAAVVTVAGGVAWITANSHNNPTPSNPSQRVQEPGQPTTKQPGNEQTASVYWLKPKGDSIDLVPQRVRVAAVQPNQVLEKAFQNLLAGPTEGTDSTTIPKGTKLLGLKVENNDEVHVNLSEDFTSGGGSTSMMGRVGQVVYTATSLNPNAKVYIEVNSKPLEVLGGEGVVLDQPLTRDSFKKDYPL, translated from the coding sequence ATGAATAACCAACAAGGATCTAACCGTATATCTTCAGGTGTAATTGCAGCAGTCTCAGCCGCAGTTGTAACGGTTGCTGGCGGCGTGGCTTGGATAACTGCCAACTCTCATAATAATCCCACACCATCAAATCCCTCTCAACGTGTCCAAGAACCAGGACAGCCAACAACCAAACAGCCAGGTAACGAGCAAACTGCTAGTGTTTATTGGCTCAAACCAAAGGGCGATAGCATAGATTTAGTTCCCCAAAGAGTGAGAGTAGCTGCTGTACAGCCGAATCAAGTTTTAGAAAAAGCTTTCCAAAATTTATTAGCAGGGCCGACAGAAGGAACAGACTCCACTACTATCCCCAAAGGTACTAAGTTATTAGGACTAAAAGTAGAAAATAATGATGAGGTACACGTTAATTTATCTGAAGATTTCACCAGTGGCGGCGGTAGTACCTCAATGATGGGTCGTGTTGGTCAAGTAGTCTATACTGCCACAAGTTTAAACCCCAATGCCAAAGTGTACATTGAGGTAAATAGTAAACCATTGGAAGTTTTAGGTGGTGAAGGCGTAGTCTTAGATCAGCCCCTAACCCGTGACAGCTTTAAGAAAGATTATCCACTTTAG
- the efp gene encoding elongation factor P codes for MISSNDFRPGVSIVLDGSVWRVIDFLHVKPGKGSAFVRTTLKNVQSGKVLEKTFRAGETVPQATLEKITMQHTYKEGDEFVFMDMESYEEGRLSASQIGDRVKYLKEGMEVNVIRWGEQVLEVELANSVVLEVIQTDPGVKGDTATGGTKPAIVETGATVMVPLFISQGERIKIDTRDDKYLGRE; via the coding sequence ATGATTTCTAGTAACGATTTTCGACCTGGTGTATCCATTGTCTTAGATGGGTCTGTATGGCGAGTGATAGATTTCCTTCACGTTAAGCCAGGTAAGGGTTCTGCCTTTGTCCGGACAACTTTGAAGAACGTCCAAAGCGGCAAGGTTTTAGAAAAAACCTTCCGGGCTGGGGAAACTGTTCCACAAGCTACTTTAGAAAAAATTACAATGCAGCATACCTATAAAGAGGGCGATGAGTTCGTCTTTATGGATATGGAAAGCTATGAAGAAGGACGACTCAGCGCATCACAAATTGGCGATCGCGTCAAATACCTTAAAGAAGGTATGGAAGTGAACGTTATTCGTTGGGGTGAGCAAGTGCTAGAGGTGGAACTGGCTAACTCTGTAGTCTTGGAAGTTATACAAACTGATCCAGGTGTTAAGGGTGACACGGCTACAGGTGGCACGAAACCAGCAATTGTCGAAACTGGTGCAACTGTAATGGTTCCTTTGTTTATCTCTCAAGGAGAACGTATCAAAATTGATACCCGTGACGATAAATATTTAGGCAGGGAATAG
- a CDS encoding YbaB/EbfC family nucleoid-associated protein: MTGKGQGFGFGLGKMKELAEAFKKAQQVQEGAKRLQEELEQMEILGEAGGGLVKVIVSGNQEPKRVEISPDALAQGADLLSDLVTAAMKDAYIKSTATMRERMEDLTSGLELPGF; this comes from the coding sequence ATGACAGGAAAAGGACAAGGATTCGGCTTCGGCTTGGGAAAAATGAAAGAACTGGCCGAAGCTTTCAAAAAAGCACAACAAGTTCAAGAAGGTGCAAAACGACTCCAAGAAGAATTGGAGCAAATGGAAATTCTGGGAGAAGCTGGCGGTGGACTTGTGAAGGTAATTGTCAGTGGCAACCAAGAACCAAAGCGAGTAGAAATTTCCCCAGATGCTTTAGCACAGGGGGCAGATTTACTTTCCGACTTGGTAACAGCTGCAATGAAAGATGCTTATATCAAGTCTACAGCCACGATGCGAGAACGCATGGAAGACTTAACCAGTGGGTTAGAACTACCTGGATTTTAG
- a CDS encoding type I glyceraldehyde-3-phosphate dehydrogenase: MIRVAINGFGRIGRNFARCWLGRENSNIELVAVNDTSDPRTNAHLLKYDSMLGKLKNVDITADDNSITVNGKTIKCVSDRNPENLPWKEWEIDLIIESTGVFTSKEGALKHVNAGAKKVLITAPGKNEDGTFVIGVNHHDYDHNVHHIISNASCTTNCLAPIAKVLNDKFGIIKGSMTTTHSYTGDQRLLDASHRDLRRARAAAINIVPTSTGAAKAVALVIPELKGKLNGVALRVPTPNVSMVDFVVQVEKRTITEEVNQALKDASEGPLKGILDYSELQLVSSDYQGTDASSIVDASLTLVMGNDLVKVMAWYDNEWGYSQRVLDLAELVAEKWV; encoded by the coding sequence GTGATTAGAGTCGCAATCAACGGTTTTGGTCGTATTGGGCGTAACTTTGCACGCTGCTGGCTGGGACGAGAAAATAGTAATATCGAGCTTGTAGCTGTTAACGACACATCAGATCCGAGAACTAATGCTCACCTCCTAAAGTATGACTCGATGCTTGGGAAGTTAAAGAATGTTGACATTACGGCTGATGATAACTCTATCACCGTTAACGGTAAGACCATTAAATGCGTATCTGATCGCAATCCAGAAAACTTGCCCTGGAAGGAATGGGAAATTGATTTAATTATCGAATCAACTGGGGTATTTACTAGCAAAGAAGGTGCGTTAAAGCACGTTAATGCTGGAGCTAAGAAAGTTTTGATCACAGCCCCCGGTAAAAACGAGGACGGCACTTTTGTGATTGGTGTAAATCATCACGACTATGATCACAACGTACATCACATTATCAGTAATGCTAGTTGTACAACCAACTGTCTAGCTCCCATCGCTAAGGTTCTGAACGACAAATTCGGGATCATCAAAGGCAGCATGACAACGACCCATAGCTACACAGGTGATCAGCGCTTATTAGATGCTTCTCACCGTGATTTACGCCGGGCAAGGGCAGCAGCCATCAACATCGTCCCTACCTCCACCGGTGCGGCGAAAGCAGTCGCATTAGTTATCCCAGAACTCAAAGGCAAGCTGAATGGCGTTGCCTTGCGCGTACCTACCCCGAACGTCTCAATGGTAGATTTCGTAGTTCAGGTTGAGAAGCGTACTATTACTGAAGAAGTCAACCAAGCCCTCAAAGACGCGTCTGAAGGCCCACTGAAAGGCATTCTGGACTACAGCGAACTGCAATTGGTATCGTCTGATTATCAAGGAACTGACGCTTCCTCTATCGTTGATGCTAGCTTGACCCTAGTTATGGGTAATGATCTCGTGAAAGTTATGGCCTGGTATGACAACGAATGGGGTTACAGCCAACGCGTTCTTGACTTGGCAGAATTAGTGGCTGAAAAATGGGTTTAA
- the accB gene encoding acetyl-CoA carboxylase biotin carboxyl carrier protein, whose protein sequence is MPLDFNEIRQLLTTIAQTDIAEVTLKSDDFELTVRKAVGVNNSVVPVVTAPLSGVVGSGLPSAVPIVAHPAPTPAPEVGTSRVADHAVTSSGSQPGAKIIDQKLAEVPSPMVGTFYRAPAPGEAAFVEVGDRIRQGQTVCIIEAMKLMNEIEADVSGQVIEILVQNGEPVEYNQPLMRIKPD, encoded by the coding sequence GTGCCATTGGACTTTAATGAAATCCGTCAACTGCTGACAACTATTGCACAAACAGATATTGCGGAAGTAACGCTCAAAAGCGACGACTTTGAACTAACAGTACGTAAAGCTGTTGGTGTTAATAACAGTGTTGTGCCGGTTGTGACAGCACCTTTGAGTGGTGTGGTAGGTTCGGGATTGCCATCGGCTGTACCGATTGTTGCCCATCCTGCCCCAACTCCGGCTCCAGAGGTGGGAACAAGCCGTGTAGCCGATCATGCGGTCACGAGTTCCGGCTCACAGCCAGGAGCAAAAATCATTGACCAAAAATTAGCAGAAGTGCCTTCCCCAATGGTGGGAACATTTTACCGCGCTCCTGCACCAGGTGAAGCCGCATTTGTGGAAGTCGGCGATCGCATCCGTCAAGGTCAAACCGTCTGCATCATCGAAGCGATGAAGCTGATGAATGAAATTGAGGCTGATGTTTCTGGGCAAGTGATCGAAATTCTCGTCCAAAACGGCGAACCTGTAGAATATAATCAACCTTTGATGAGAATTAAACCAGATTAA
- the murB gene encoding UDP-N-acetylmuramate dehydrogenase, protein MKISQAVGNACTVPASNVETHNNNPSRESKIIYLPGTNCEIKSQALLSAFTSYRVGGAAELYVAPRNIEALQASLKYAQEHNLRVTTLGAGSNLLVSDRGISGLVIATRHLRYNRFDHQTGQVTVAAGESIPSLAWEIAKLGWQGFEWAVGIPGTVGGAVVMNAGAHNSCIADILVSAQVLSPDGTIETLTPEELGYGYRTSLLQGSNRVVTQATFQLQPGFDPAYITATTREHKQMRLTTQPYNFPSCGSVFRNPKPYSAGWLIEQSGLKGYQIGGAQVAHLHANFIVNRGGAKANDIFCLIRHIQQEVQERWSILLEPEVKMLGEFQAA, encoded by the coding sequence ATGAAAATTTCCCAGGCAGTTGGAAACGCCTGTACAGTTCCTGCTTCCAATGTAGAGACACACAATAACAATCCTTCAAGAGAAAGTAAAATTATTTACTTACCCGGTACTAATTGCGAGATTAAGTCTCAAGCTCTGTTATCCGCATTTACTTCTTATAGAGTCGGGGGAGCAGCTGAACTGTATGTTGCCCCTCGCAATATAGAAGCATTGCAAGCCAGCCTCAAATATGCACAAGAGCATAACCTCAGAGTAACAACTCTCGGTGCAGGTTCTAACTTGTTAGTGAGCGATCGCGGCATCTCAGGCTTGGTCATTGCTACTCGTCATCTACGTTACAATCGTTTTGACCACCAAACCGGTCAAGTAACTGTAGCAGCCGGAGAATCAATTCCTAGTTTGGCATGGGAAATAGCAAAGCTGGGATGGCAAGGGTTTGAGTGGGCTGTAGGTATCCCTGGAACCGTTGGTGGTGCTGTAGTGATGAATGCCGGAGCGCATAATAGCTGTATCGCAGATATATTAGTTAGCGCTCAAGTACTTTCGCCTGATGGCACAATAGAAACACTCACTCCTGAAGAATTGGGTTATGGGTATCGTACTTCATTACTACAAGGTAGCAATCGCGTAGTCACCCAAGCCACATTCCAACTGCAACCAGGCTTTGATCCTGCCTACATCACAGCCACAACCAGAGAACACAAGCAGATGCGGTTAACCACTCAACCCTACAACTTCCCCAGTTGTGGTAGTGTGTTCCGCAACCCCAAACCTTATTCGGCAGGCTGGTTAATCGAACAATCAGGATTAAAAGGCTATCAAATAGGTGGCGCACAAGTAGCGCATCTCCACGCTAATTTTATAGTTAATCGCGGAGGAGCCAAAGCTAACGATATTTTCTGCCTCATCCGCCATATCCAGCAGGAAGTCCAAGAACGCTGGTCAATTTTATTAGAGCCAGAAGTCAAAATGCTGGGTGAATTTCAGGCGGCGTGA